In Planctomycetota bacterium, the sequence GAAGCCCGCGACGCCTACAAGGGATTCAATCCGCCTCCCCTGCGCGGGGTCGGCACACGCGGCCCGTATCTGCACGACGGCCGGGCGAGAACGCTTGAGGAAGTCCTCCAGAGGCATCACCGCCCCTCGCGCCTGACGGGGAAACCCGACTTCGCTCCCGAGGAGCTGAAGGATCTCCTGGCCTTCCTGAATTCGCTCTAAGAAAAGCGAATCCTCAGGGCTCGCGGTACTCGATCGAGAGAATCCGGAAACCTTCGGCCGTGGCGTTGAACTGAAGCCGGCCGCGCCGGGGCCGCCGGCCGTGCTGTTCCACCGGAACCGGCGAGCCGTCCAGACGGGCGGTCACCTCATCCCCCCGCAAAGCGACCCGCAGTTCCCGCGTTCCCCCCGCCAGAGCGGCGGCGGCCGCCGATTGCCAATCCACTCCGTACAAGCCCTCGCTCCCCTGGCGAAAGGCGAACCACACCCGGCGCGCCCCCCGCGTCTCGAATCGAATGCGGAATTCGACGTCCTCGAAATCGTCCTTCGACTGGGCGGCGTTGTCCACCCCCGGCTTCAGGCATATCGCCCCGTCGACCACTTCCCAGGCGTCCCGAGACCCCGAGGACATCCAGTTCAGGGTTCTTCCATCGAAGAGGGGCCTCCAGGGACGCTCGGGGCGGATCTCGGCGAGCCTCCGTTCCAGAGCCGAGGTCCATTCCGCCAGCCCCCAGCCCGCCACCCGGGCCCGCAGCTCGTCCTCCGTGCGGCGATCCCCCTGGCGGCGCGCCTGCGCCGCATCCTCGCCGACCTTGCGAAAGAGCGTCTCGATGCGGGCCCGCTCCTCGCGGAGGCGCGCCTCGAGAAGGGCCTGCCACTCGCGACTTGGGCGCCGCGCGCGGGCCCCCTCGTAAATCGCCAGCGCCGCGGCGAAACGCTCCCGCTCGCGAAGCGGACGCGCCTCCTCGTCCAGCGCCGCCAGCTCGCGCAGGAGATCCTGCTCCCGGCGAGCCACGAGCGCCTTGTGCGCCTCCTCGGCCTCCGGATGGAGCGCCGTCCCCTGGGATACCCGGGCCGCCTCGGCGTAGGCCGCGATCTTGGCGTCGAGGTCCTCGGCGGGAATCCGCCGCGCGCGCTCCAGAGCGGCGCGGGCCTCGCGTTCCCGCGGGTCCGGCGCCGGCGGCCGGGCCGGAGGAGACGCCTCGGCCCGGGTTTGGGGTGTCCGGGCGGACGTATTCCCCGAAGGCCAGGCCGCCCAGGCCACGAACGCCGCGGCCGCGGCGGCTGCGACGGCGATCCCGACGGCTCTGCCCGACCTCAGGCGGCCGTGGGGGTTCGACCGGACCGGCGCAGCCACCGTGCGGATCCGCGCCGTGGATCGGGGGCGGGAGGGAAGCGCGCGCAGCGAGGAAGAGGAGCCGGTTCCCGGACCGCGAACCGGTGACCCGGTGCGGTGGGCCGCCAGGATCTGCGCGAATTCCTGCCGCTCGTCGGGCGTCAAAGCGGAAAGGACGCCCGGCAGACAATCGACGCAGGCCACCCGGTTTCCCAGCCGAGTCGCCCGTCCCTTGTCGAAGTCCCCGGTCGCCAGCCGCACCTGACAGCGGCAGCAGTAGACGATTTCCTGCCCCATCCGTCGCTCAAAGAGAATTGTACCCCGCCGCCCCCCCATGCGTTACACTTCGGAGAAACGCCGCGTTTTCGGAGAAAAACCCATGGTCTGTCTTCTGGCGCTGTCCTGGACGCTCGCTCAGGAGGGCTACGACTACGCGGAGGCCATGCGCAAGGTCGCCGCGCGGTTCTCCGGCCGCCCGGGGGTGGTCCTCCACCTCGGCGATTCGATCACGTATTCCAGCGCCTATTCCGCCTGGGCCCGCGGCGGGCGCGGCAAGACCGCGGACGATGAGGCGGTCCTGCGCTGGATGCACACCGGGCGCCGGGACGACGCCGACGGCTGGTGGCTGTGTTCCGTGGACCGGCCGGGCAACCGGTCCGAGACCGCCGCCAGCGGCGTCCGAAGCGACGAATTCCTGGCCGGGGGCAAGGGAGGACTTCCGCCGCTCCGGGAGATCCTCGACAAATACCGCCCGCAGGCGGCCGTCGTCATGCTGGGGACCAACGACGCTTCCGCGGGCCGCGAGGTGGCGGCCTACCGCGCGGACATGGAGCGGATCGTCCGCCTCATCCTCGAGCGCCACGCCGTCCCGATCCTTTCCACGATCCCTCCCCATCCGCACCGCGGGGATCTGGCCCGGCGCTACAACGAGGCGCTTCGCGAGCTCGCCCGGGCGCATCGCCTTCCGCTCATCGACTACGAGCGCGAAATCCTGCGGCGCCGGCCGAACGACTGGAACGGGACGCTCCTGGCCAAGGACGACGTCCACCCCACCGCCGATTCCGGTGACGCGACCCCCTCGAGCGAACCGACCGAGGAGAACCTCCGCCGATCCGGGTACCTCCTCCGCGGGTGGCTCTCGGTGCGGAAGATCGCGGAAGTGAAGTCGCGCGTGTTCGACCGGCTCGAGAAGCGGTAAGGCGGAGAATCAGCGGATCTTGAGGCAGACGAGGGTCACGTCGTCGCCGGCGGGCCGGCCGGCCAGGAATCCGTCCAGGGCGGCCGTCACGCAGGAGAGAATCGCCGAGGCCGGCGCCTCCGCCGGAGCTTCGAGGAGCGCCTGCTTGAGGCGCTCCATGCCGAACTGGCCCGCCTCGGGGCCCGCCTCGATCACGCCGTCCGTGTAAAGAAGCAGCACGTCCCCGGGCGCCAGGTCCACCTCCCGCTCCTCGAGCGCCGCGGAGAAGCGCGGTCCGGGATCGACGCCGAAGGGCAACCCCGGGGCTTCGAGCTCCTCGCAGTCGCCCGAGGCGCGCCGCAGCAGCGGCCGCGGGTGGCCCGCGCGCACGTAGGTCATGCGCCGCGTGGCGCGGTCGATCACGGCCACGACGCCGGTCACGAACGCGGAGCGCCGCAGCTCCGTGAAAAGGTCCCGGTTGGCCGTCGCCACGAGGTCCCGCAGGGCGCCGGGGGATCCGGTCCGGATCCGAAGCGCCATCTTCGCCATGCCCATGGTGATGGCCGTTTCCACGCCGTGGCCGCTCACGTCGCCGATGACGGCGCCGAAGCGGTCCCCCTCGAGCGCGTAGAAATCCAGGAAATCGCCGCTGACGGACTGGAGCGGGCGGTAGACGACGGCGATGTCGGCCACGGCGTCCGGCGCCGGATCTACGGGAAGAAGGTGAAGCTGCTTGCGCTTGGCCTCCTCGACGCTGCGCTCCAGCGCCTGCATGGAATCCACGCGGTCCTGGAGGGCCTCCATCTCGCGCGACATCCGCCACCGGCGCTCCAGCTCGGCGGAGGCCTTGCGCTTGTTGATCTCGAGAAGGAAGGCGTCCAGGACGCTCGCCGGCAGAGGAACGCGCCGCCCCGCCCGCCAGGCGGCGCATTCCTCGACAAGATGGACCCGGATGCCCCGCAGCGCGCCGAGCCCCGGCCGCGCGAAGTTCCAGATCCGCACCGCGTCCACTCCCGTTCCGCACAGCGGGCACAGCCAGCACGCCTCCTGGTCGATGCGCCTCCAGAGGGGATTCACCTCCAGGCGCGAAGCCAGGTCGTCCAGCGCCGCCCGCTCCCGAAGCACGGCGTCGGCGACGGACTTGGCCCCCTCGAGAGCCCCCGGGCTGCTCAGCGAGGGAAGCAGGCTCCCGGCGCCGAGCCGTTCGGCGATCTCCGCCGCGCGGCCGGAAGGGTCCACCAGCGCCGCCTGGCGCTTGCGGCGGACCGCCTGGCGGGCGAAGCGGATGACTTCCTCGACGAAGGCGCCGTCCACGCCCTCCAGGCCCCGGAGGTCCAGGACCACCGACTGGCGCGCCTCTCGAAGCCCGCGGCGCAGCCATTCGACGACGGCAGGGGAGCACTTGCCCGAGAAACGGAAGAGGATCGCCGGGCCGCAGGGTTCCTGGGCGACGCTGGCGTCTTCCAGGCCGTAAACCACCTTGGGCGGAGCGGAAGGAGCCGTCATCTCCGCCATAAGAGTACCACGCGCGCCCGGACCGGGAAACGTTTCGCCCCGGGGGGCTTACTTCACCGGCGTGATCCGGATGTTCCGGTACGCCACCGGACCGTGGTCGCCCTGGAACATGAGCGGACCTTCGGGAGCCTCCTTGCCCGTGACGCCCGACGGGGTGGGCCCCTTCATTTCGACGTTCTCGTGAAGCACCTGGCCGTTGAGCTCGACTTTGACGAAGCGCGCGTTGGCGATTTTCTTGCCCGACTCGTCGAACTTGGGGGCGCGGAAGTCGATGACGAACTTCTGCCACTCGCCGGGGGGCTTCGAAGCGTTCACGCGCGGGGGCGCCGCTCCGTAGAGCGCGCCCACGTCCCCCGTGCCGATCTTCTGCTTTCCGTAACTGTCGAGCACCTGGACCTCGTACTCGCCCATGACGTACACGCCCGAGTTGGAGCCCTTGGGGACCATGAACTCCACCTCGATGAGGGCGTCGCCGAATTTCGCCTCCGTGTAGAGATCCACT encodes:
- a CDS encoding DUF1080 domain-containing protein; amino-acid sequence: MIRALAACAVAAACLAPQAVEPFNGKDLSGWKLKGPAEKSHWRVGKASLDPQDPRKFVVAEGSELVNAQGGGVDLYTEAKFGDALIEVEFMVPKGSNSGVYVMGEYEVQVLDSYGKQKIGTGDVGALYGAAPPRVNASKPPGEWQKFVIDFRAPKFDESGKKIANARFVKVELNGQVLHENVEMKGPTPSGVTGKEAPEGPLMFQGDHGPVAYRNIRITPVK
- a CDS encoding SGNH/GDSL hydrolase family protein, yielding MVCLLALSWTLAQEGYDYAEAMRKVAARFSGRPGVVLHLGDSITYSSAYSAWARGGRGKTADDEAVLRWMHTGRRDDADGWWLCSVDRPGNRSETAASGVRSDEFLAGGKGGLPPLREILDKYRPQAAVVMLGTNDASAGREVAAYRADMERIVRLILERHAVPILSTIPPHPHRGDLARRYNEALRELARAHRLPLIDYEREILRRRPNDWNGTLLAKDDVHPTADSGDATPSSEPTEENLRRSGYLLRGWLSVRKIAEVKSRVFDRLEKR
- a CDS encoding SpoIIE family protein phosphatase; the encoded protein is MAEMTAPSAPPKVVYGLEDASVAQEPCGPAILFRFSGKCSPAVVEWLRRGLREARQSVVLDLRGLEGVDGAFVEEVIRFARQAVRRKRQAALVDPSGRAAEIAERLGAGSLLPSLSSPGALEGAKSVADAVLRERAALDDLASRLEVNPLWRRIDQEACWLCPLCGTGVDAVRIWNFARPGLGALRGIRVHLVEECAAWRAGRRVPLPASVLDAFLLEINKRKASAELERRWRMSREMEALQDRVDSMQALERSVEEAKRKQLHLLPVDPAPDAVADIAVVYRPLQSVSGDFLDFYALEGDRFGAVIGDVSGHGVETAITMGMAKMALRIRTGSPGALRDLVATANRDLFTELRRSAFVTGVVAVIDRATRRMTYVRAGHPRPLLRRASGDCEELEAPGLPFGVDPGPRFSAALEEREVDLAPGDVLLLYTDGVIEAGPEAGQFGMERLKQALLEAPAEAPASAILSCVTAALDGFLAGRPAGDDVTLVCLKIR